One part of the Bacillota bacterium genome encodes these proteins:
- a CDS encoding CoA transferase subunit A, producing the protein MNAGKIAQLRDVVSRVADGSHVALGGFAIARNPIAVAHELIRQGKKHLTVSQCIAGMDTDLLVGAGAVRELVYGGGSLDRFGPVHNVNRAIASESIIAKEYSGLAMAMRFTAGSLGLPFIPIRSLMGSDLLDGLLRQRDVMVQDDPFSGERVVLLKPLEPDFCFIHVPLADVDGNTWISGPRWDQEAAMSADHLIVAADRIAAQGYAERHSDTVVIPGCRVEAVVHVPFGAHPTGVHGCYDYDAEHLRFYESQAKDLRLFEKYVSEFILGTREHCEYLELVGGVRLAANLAAEPLCGYSAAFGKGG; encoded by the coding sequence GTGAATGCGGGCAAGATTGCTCAACTCAGGGATGTCGTGTCGAGGGTCGCCGATGGTAGCCACGTGGCGCTCGGGGGTTTTGCGATAGCGAGGAACCCCATCGCAGTAGCTCACGAGCTCATACGCCAGGGTAAGAAGCATCTCACCGTCTCCCAGTGCATAGCTGGGATGGACACGGACCTGCTCGTCGGGGCTGGCGCTGTCCGCGAACTCGTCTACGGCGGGGGCTCGCTCGACCGGTTCGGCCCGGTGCACAACGTAAACAGGGCGATTGCCTCGGAGTCGATCATCGCGAAGGAATACTCGGGACTGGCCATGGCCATGAGGTTCACGGCCGGGTCCCTCGGCCTGCCTTTCATCCCGATCAGGTCGCTGATGGGGTCCGATCTCCTCGACGGGTTACTGAGGCAACGGGACGTGATGGTTCAGGACGATCCTTTTTCCGGCGAGCGCGTCGTCCTGCTGAAACCGCTGGAGCCCGATTTCTGCTTCATCCACGTTCCGCTCGCCGACGTCGACGGTAATACCTGGATTAGCGGCCCGCGGTGGGACCAGGAGGCCGCGATGTCGGCCGACCATCTCATCGTCGCCGCGGACAGGATTGCCGCGCAGGGTTACGCTGAACGCCACTCGGACACCGTGGTGATCCCCGGCTGCCGCGTGGAGGCGGTCGTTCACGTTCCGTTCGGAGCCCACCCGACTGGTGTTCACGGGTGCTACGACTACGACGCGGAGCACCTCAGATTCTACGAGAGCCAGGCTAAAGACCTCCGCCTGTTCGAGAAGTACGTCTCCGAATTCATTCTCGGCACCAGAGAACACTGCGAGTATCTCGAACTCGTCGGTGGGGTGCGGTTGGCGGCGAACCTGGCGGCGGAGCCTCTTTGCGGCTACAGTGCCGCATTCGGCAAAGGCGGGTGA
- a CDS encoding tripartite tricarboxylate transporter substrate binding protein yields the protein MKRTQRGATSVRALVVLVTMALVFSVSGCGKKTEVKYPERTVNVIVGWAAGGPTDLVARGLAPLLQAKLGQPFVVTNMAGAAGSVGADNVSKQSPDGYTLLFGSETMSVWQVMGTVPLSYKNFEVAAVVAEAIPALIVPADSPYKDLKELVEDAKKRPEAIKMSTAGPGTVPHVCGLMLSKYLGAKMSFIPFQGGAPAVTAVIGKQVDLTTEMLQTVLPHHKAGKARILATFTNESVAQLQDVPALGEIYPEMKPYLPYGPWFGVLAPKGTPKEVIQRLATAIDECLKDPKWKTHADNIFVRTLNITDPAKISAHLDKWTSDTAWLLYDLGIAKESPEKFGIPKPK from the coding sequence GTGAAGCGAACGCAGCGCGGCGCTACATCGGTACGCGCCCTGGTGGTCCTGGTGACAATGGCCCTCGTTTTCTCGGTGTCAGGTTGCGGAAAGAAGACCGAGGTCAAGTATCCCGAAAGAACGGTCAACGTGATAGTCGGGTGGGCGGCAGGTGGCCCGACTGACCTCGTCGCCAGAGGTCTTGCTCCCTTGCTGCAGGCCAAGCTGGGCCAGCCATTCGTGGTCACCAACATGGCTGGCGCGGCGGGTTCCGTGGGAGCGGACAACGTCAGCAAACAGTCCCCAGATGGCTATACACTGCTGTTCGGCTCGGAGACAATGTCGGTGTGGCAGGTAATGGGAACCGTGCCTCTAAGCTACAAGAACTTCGAGGTCGCGGCCGTAGTCGCGGAGGCAATACCGGCCCTGATCGTCCCCGCCGACTCTCCGTACAAGGACCTGAAGGAACTGGTTGAAGACGCGAAGAAGCGCCCGGAGGCCATCAAGATGTCGACCGCCGGCCCCGGGACGGTGCCGCACGTGTGTGGCCTCATGCTGTCCAAGTACCTGGGGGCAAAGATGTCCTTCATCCCGTTCCAGGGCGGGGCGCCGGCAGTGACCGCCGTGATCGGCAAACAGGTTGACTTAACGACGGAGATGCTGCAGACGGTCCTCCCCCACCACAAGGCGGGCAAGGCGCGAATACTCGCCACGTTCACGAACGAGAGCGTCGCGCAGCTTCAGGATGTACCGGCCCTTGGGGAGATATATCCGGAGATGAAGCCGTACCTGCCGTACGGCCCGTGGTTCGGGGTGCTGGCGCCGAAGGGCACACCGAAGGAAGTCATCCAGAGGCTTGCGACGGCGATCGATGAGTGCCTTAAGGACCCGAAGTGGAAGACTCATGCCGACAACATTTTCGTCCGGACCCTGAATATCACCGATCCGGCCAAGATATCGGCTCACCTGGATAAGTGGACGAGCGACACGGCGTGGCTCCTGTACGACCTCGGCATCGCGAAGGAGTCGCCTGAGAAGTTCGGTATCCCGAAACCCAAGTAG
- a CDS encoding 4Fe-4S binding protein: protein MIRVDKAKCLACGMCVLSCPQEAPQLEGETVAIDAAKCIECGQCIESCPQEALSDE from the coding sequence ATGATCAGGGTAGACAAAGCGAAATGCCTGGCGTGCGGGATGTGCGTGCTTTCATGTCCGCAGGAGGCGCCCCAACTCGAGGGCGAGACGGTCGCAATAGACGCCGCAAAATGCATTGAGTGCGGGCAGTGTATAGAGAGTTGTCCCCAGGAGGCTCTCAGCGACGAGTGA
- a CDS encoding CoA-transferase subunit beta has protein sequence MTESFNSKEMMAVAGARELRNHDVVVVGLGLPQVSSVLAKYTHAPDLHMVLEIGVIDPKPVHTAVGIADPRIWLNATYFTSFMGTLGALLHRGLVDVGFLGALEVDQYGNINTSWAPEAGGRRHFTGSGGANDIASLARRTVIVMRHEKRKLVQRVRFITSPGYISGGASRRDAGLVSGGPSKVITDKCVFEFDRQSGEAVLASVHPGVTLEEVAAQTSFPFRVPESIKETEKPSVEELRLIRESIDPLRVYTGD, from the coding sequence GTGACTGAGTCCTTTAACTCAAAAGAGATGATGGCCGTCGCGGGGGCGAGGGAACTCCGCAATCACGATGTGGTCGTGGTCGGACTGGGGCTGCCCCAGGTTTCGTCGGTACTGGCGAAATACACGCATGCCCCCGACCTTCACATGGTGCTCGAAATCGGGGTGATCGATCCCAAGCCTGTTCACACCGCCGTTGGGATTGCCGACCCGCGGATCTGGCTGAACGCAACCTATTTCACGAGCTTCATGGGCACCCTCGGCGCGCTGTTGCACAGGGGCCTGGTTGACGTTGGGTTTCTCGGTGCGTTGGAGGTTGACCAGTACGGCAACATCAACACGAGCTGGGCACCGGAGGCGGGAGGTCGCAGGCATTTCACCGGTAGTGGCGGAGCCAACGACATCGCATCGCTCGCCAGGCGGACCGTCATAGTGATGCGGCACGAGAAGCGCAAACTCGTCCAAAGGGTGAGGTTCATTACGAGCCCCGGGTACATATCCGGAGGCGCTTCGAGGCGGGACGCGGGACTGGTTAGCGGCGGTCCGTCCAAGGTCATCACCGACAAGTGCGTTTTCGAGTTCGATAGACAATCAGGTGAGGCAGTGCTGGCGTCAGTACACCCGGGGGTTACACTTGAGGAGGTGGCTGCTCAGACATCTTTCCCGTTCCGTGTCCCAGAGTCAATCAAGGAAACCGAGAAACCAAGTGTCGAGGAACTCCGGCTAATACGCGAATCGATCGACCCGCTCCGAGTCTATACGGGTGATTGA